Below is a window of Nitrospinota bacterium DNA.
CAGCTTCACCAACAGCAGTTCGCGCTCCACATGCTCCTCGGCGGTGACATCCACCACCTTGATCACGTCTATCAGCTTGTTGAGCTGCTTGTTGATCTGTTCGATGATCCGGTCCTCGCCGCGCGTGACGATGGTCATGCGCGAGACCGCCGCATCCTCCGTTTCGGCCACGGTGAGCGATTCGATGTTGAAGCCGCGGCCGGAGAACAGCCCCGCCACGCGGGCCAGCACGCCGAACCGGTTTTCCACAAGCACGGAAATGGTGTGTTTCATGGCATGGCCTCCTTCACAGCAACATCATTTCTTTTACGGTGCCGCCCGCGGGAACCATCGGAAACACTTTTTCCTCTTTTTCCACGACGAAGTCCATCAGCACCGGCTTGTTGATCCGGTACGCCTCTTCCAGCGCGGGGCGCACGTCGGCTTCCTTCGTGATGCGCATCCCCACCGCGCCGTACGCCTCGGCCAGCTTCACAAAGTCCGGATTCATCTGGAATTCGCTGCTCGAATAGCGTTTGCCGTGGAACAACTCCTGCCATTGATGCACCATGCCCAGCACGCCATTGTTCAGGATGACGGTCTTTACGGGCAAGCTGTATTGCACCGCCGTGATCATCTCCTGAATGTTCATCTGAATCGAACCGTCGCCGGCGATATTCACCACCAGCCGGCCCGGAAACGCCGCCTGCGCGCCAATGGCGGCGGGCAAGCCGTAACCCATCGTGCCCAGCCCGCCGGAAGAGAGGAACGTCCGCGGCCCATCAAACTGGAGGAATTGCGCCGCCCACATCTGGGCCTGCCCCACCTCGGTGGTCCAGATCGGGTCGCGGCCTTTCGCCGCCTCCCACGCCTGTTCCACCACGAACTGCGGCTTGATGATTCCCGTTTCGCTTTTTCCGTAGCGCAGCGGATAGAGCGATTTCCACTCCTCCAACCGCGTGAGCCAGGGGCGGTGCTTGTCGTCCCAGTCAATGGCATCCTTCTCCGCCAGCGCGTTAAGCTTTTTC
It encodes the following:
- the ilvN gene encoding acetolactate synthase small subunit, which encodes MKHTISVLVENRFGVLARVAGLFSGRGFNIESLTVAETEDAAVSRMTIVTRGEDRIIEQINKQLNKLIDVIKVVDVTAEEHVERELLLVKLNAEEKNRAEILRMVEIFRGKIVDVSAKSYTVEISGGDRKIEAFIEMVRPLGMQEMARSGKIALPRGTGASAPKAKKPKSGG